Proteins co-encoded in one Populus trichocarpa isolate Nisqually-1 chromosome 10, P.trichocarpa_v4.1, whole genome shotgun sequence genomic window:
- the LOC7475387 gene encoding chromatin structure-remodeling complex protein SYD isoform X34, protein MASSQSSQNVELEAAKFLHKLIQDSKDEPAKLATKLYVILQHMKSSGKEHSMPYQVISRAMETVINQHGLDIEALRSSRLPLTGGTQMGDSSTAQYGGSSQAVGVGKDSKAGLAENEISKVDPSASSRPPAGPSSAGHDYYQGSGTQRSSQSFDHESPSSLETRSANSQSQERGANQKDGKKAVAKRKRGDSSLHLEMHVENPQQLDPRNTIVNPRKGKMNKVDSPGSYAVRGGENTSFNKVPSSGQLEVSSSYVSAGQQQGGSLSSAHESLTSRCMWNQNKAGLPLERSQVPRFSSNAVSGNATAEIPLQQSAISSLGSSAFSKVHGGMPATSYPAGPMGEPGFAGLVQYGGSEHQKHGLAKGAVASSAEKTSEGFFSANRVDDFPTSLSTGKILENDGGSSNMFAESNKIIQGGRQSSNSELTMIRSTPPRDVGKSPVSQGSVSPGMPFNEQQLRQLRAQCLVFLAFRNVLPPKKLHLDIALGNVVPKDGGTLDGPRKELTDHKGKAQSSNEPTNIPELLMPCGRLNNAKEFDKVLPGLGGRFLDENCASKEADKLKMMEDKSGLPSDPSMLADERKYLYSTRKLDAEIQRQEAVESQAVFTTAMQQPDSARGGLPLSNPVDSMGNAFLQVGKTDHASSATFINKQAIPEAVSWTRIGSQSLPSGSIQLGLVPDRKDNAPSQFHILGNSNASEQDDDDKSAASTDSPPSPKYTMLEKWIMDQQRKKLLTEQGWVLKQQKTKQRIATCFDKLKETVSSSEDISAKTKIVIELKKLQLLELQRRLRSNFLNDFFKPITNDMDRLKSYKKHKHGRRIKQLERYEQKMKEERQKRIRERQKEFFAEIEVHKERLEDVFKIKRERWKGFNKYVKEFHKRKERTHREKIDRIQREKINLLKINDVEGYLRMVQDAKSDRVKQLLKETEKYLQKLGSKLQEAKSMASRFENDMDESRHAAVVEKNETSVENEDESDQAKHYMESNEKYYLMAHSVKESIAEQPTCLLGGKLREYQMNGLRWLVSLYNNHLNGILADEMGLGKTVQVISLICYLMETKNDRGPFLVVVPSSVLPGWETEINFWAPGIHKIVYSGPPEERRRLFKEKIVHQKFNVLLTTYEYLMNKHDRPKLSKIHWRYIIIDEGHRIKNASCKLNADLRHYQSSHRLLLTGTPLQNNLEELWALLNFLLPNIFNSAEDFSQWFNKPFESNGDNSADEALLSEEENLLIINRLHQVLRPFVLRRLKHKVENQLPEKIERLVRCEASAYQKLLMKRVEENLGSIGNSKARTVHNSVMELRNICNHPYLSQLHADEVDTLIPKHFLPPIIRLCGKLEMLDRLLPKLKATDHRVLFFSTMTRLLDVMEEYLTWKQYRYLRLDGHTSGGDRGSLIDRFNQQDSPYFIFLLSIRAGGVGVNLQAADTVIIFDTDWNPQVDLQAQARAHRIGQKRDVLVLRFETVQTVEEQVRASAEHKLGVANQSITAGFFDNNTSAEDRREYLESLLRECKKEEAAPVLDDDALNDLLARSESEIDVFESVDKQRRHQEMATWKSLLSGQGMDALEPLPPLPSRLVTDDDLKALYEAMKLYDMPKAGAESNAGAKRKGQHVGGLDAKHYGRGKRAREVRSYEEQWTEEEFEKMCQAESPDSPKVKEETGERNLPKEASGSLLAIGCTEPQAPPQLPPLPPPVEPLLLQQSKEVTPPSKRGRGRPRRATSDKSPAAMVLSVPPETGKVDVELQKGIESGSSKTSPLDSSPVPNLEGNSGATPHLGSRIAPSAQPTTPVSVALSSQITTAPLSVPLQSRGRGRKVQGAVQTPRRRGKNQVAVSPTTSSSAVPDPNINDQSQNVSVNPSVIAMGGTVSSAPMPQHPTNFPAAAAAAVEGISAATHHSGPGTALDSQPNPPNPSISPTIQSIVPSSSVPMQVKGQNRKTQSGTETTRRKGKKEVPVSPSVPDASDSQLSKSNPTLSQDKSGESGSKAIFMVSNQQNDALDRDVNQEQVSQEVGQDKKATELLDDVAQHRQPASTLTTHDGITRSMACAGSSGQIHGVDMHDVASVTKEVSAVNSSSKAKVLEVSGSESGVILSTPQLSKRFAEVVQNQSSEDNPSPVVYPATESLLHSATVEGVCKTVHQLAPKITSSSQPISSYPSVTPVFQSNTPEAMQVKRQGHKAPTRGEAPRRRGKKQGSISPAVDATIGQDPIVNPQMQMQNKSRDSLGSKVISLRSAQGNELKELKNVVQEAHIPSGLVGQDPKRKEASGILAVGRIQTADVTDVARVMKEIFSETCSSKNKIGDSSTVEVRSAPVSSKMSVEVAKNQSSEGKALSAVSILEATLPVMGSSNDDSKQPGSGDGVKMEGDHTPALGKAPTSEINPSMLEIKTSHGPVEKMRELIRASTENPVMGSNMEVNHSVLDAGDRDNITSQRPAPEGLLGDGGDPPMVTLSVSDVTEHPRSDSGYRTQASKASPKFSPHVSLGNRTISIKPDYTDYFSLGTVTPVADHSDSRNILSVADSVSRSSNKPSVKESLDSSLEIRDDEAKTHIQSGVDITKVEGEEVCKMQIDPAVSEASSLKYLSSSNKIEPNSSAAGASHRKDAFSQFGGIVLQNISPLRGNTYGPCENDLVGSSVAVEEPHKTEAGNKAEYSQVGAFVPKDLSENMVLPSSPLAREEEKDSRPFEQGLAGSSIEPETSKGFEAQMASKMDVSNANVIIPEIRPEHMVLPQSFLEAEENINGILENDAACCLVVPEGAKGSEVENDDQMGAQKVSDSVQEIVDPLPSSLVIEEDQVEGSSEKGALCFSVIVQNSGGSEAEAGKQLDASHAETLVRENVSENMVSPRSSLVSEAPVVEGSSEQDIFGFSVVLETSKGSATNNEVQVNPSQVDGVVPETKTGIWMQESEIARSSEKHQDDSSVAKQSKPSAIEEGSQMIVSEVGGIVHETSLENSCVPSVSETKAENANCLYEKSSHCVLLALEEAKQSETESSNQLAVSDFPMTGPENSLENICQSSCSLTMEADKIEGSSKKSSCDISVAMEESKKFEKENDESHVGSKECEESQVVGTSFEHTQVGSIGPEETSGNTDKSSYSSEMQEGKIEGSSQNIPEESNRLEAETDDQTQFGGMTLAKMSEKIEGSSLNVPEESNRSEAETNDQAQCGGMAQANMPEKIEDVSFSGMQEDKIEGSSQNVPESNRSEAETDNQTQFGGMALAKMLEKIEGSSLNVQEESNRSEAETNDQAQCGGMALANMPEKIEDLSSSGMQEDKIKGSSLNVPEESKRQEAETVTDDETQCDGMAPANMLPSSSLLEEKTDVLSEKDPAE, encoded by the exons ATTTTGCAACACATGAAATCAAGCGGGAAGGAACATTCCATGCCGTATCAAGTAATATCAAG GGCCATGGAGACTGTCATCAATCAGCATGGTCTTGATATTGAAGCTTTGAGGTCATCACGCCTTCCTTTGACCGGTGGAACTCAAATGGGGGATTCTTCGACTGCACAATATGGAG GATCTTCACAGGCAGTTGGAGTTGGGAAAGACTCTAAAGCTGGATTGGCTGAAAATGAGATATCCAAAGTTGATCCTTCTGCTTCCAGTAGGCCCCCTGCTGGCCCAAGTAGTGCAGGCCATGATTATTATCAAGGATCTGGAACTCAAAGGAGCAGCCAGTCATTTGATCATGAAAGTCCTTCTAGTTTGGAAACTAGGTCTGCCAATTCACAATCCCAAGAAAGAGGAGCGAATCAGAAGGATGGTAAAAAGGCTGTTGCTAAGAGGAAGAGGGGTGATTCATCTTTACACTTGGAAATGCATGTTGAGAATCCCCAACAACTTGATCCTCGCAATACCATAGTTAATCCAAGGAAGGGGAAAATGAACAAGGTTGACTCACCAGGGAGTTATGCAGTTAGAGGTGGTGAAAATACCAGCTTTAATAAGGTTCCTAGTAGTGGTCAGCTGGAAGTTTCATCTTCTTATGTGTCTGCAGGACAACAGCAAGGGGGTTCTCTTTCATCTGCACATGAAAGTCTCACTTCCAGGTGTATGTGGAATCAAAATAAAGCAGGGTTACCCCTTGAAAGATCTCAAGTTCCAAGGTTCTCTTCGAATGCTGTTTCTGGTAATGCAACAGCAGAAATTCCATTGCAGCAGTCAGCAATTTCATCTCTTGGATCAA GTGCTTTTAGCAAGGTTCATGGAGGGATGCCTGCCACTTCATATCCAGCAGGGCCCATGGGGGAGCCAGGGTTTGCAGGTCTAGTGCAATATGGTGGTTCTGAACATCAGAAACATGGATTGGCAAAGGGTGCTGTAGCTAGTTCTGCTGAGAAAACCTCAGAAGGATTTTTTTCTGCTAACCGTGTGGATGACTTTCCCACTTCACTTTCAACTGGAAAGATTTTAGAAAATGATGGAGGAAGTTCAAACATGTTTGCAGAGTCAAATAAAATTATCCAG GGTGGCAGGCAATCTAGTAATTCAGAATTGACAATGATTAGATCAACACCTCCTAGAGATGTTGGAAAATCTCCTGTTTCCCAGGGTTCTGTCTCTCCTGGCATGCCTTTCAATGAACAACAGCTGAGACAGCTCAGAGCTCAGTGCCTTGTCTTTTTAGCATTCAG AAATGTTTTGCCGCCAAAGAAACTTCATCTGGATATAGCACTTGGAAATGTTGTTCCTAAAGATG GTGGCACTTTGGATGGTCCTCGCAAAGAGCTGACTGATCATAAAGGAAAGGCACAATCTTCTAATGAGCCAACCAATATTCCTGAACTTTTAATGCCATGTGGAAGGCTGAATAATGCAAAGGAATTTGATAAAGTGCTTCCCGGTTTGGGGGGAAGATTCTTGGATGAAAACTGTGCATCCAAAGAAGCTGATAAACTTAAAATGATGGAGGACAAAAGTGGTCTACCTTCTGACCCCTCGATGCTTGCAGATGAAAGGAAATATCTGTACTCCACAAGGAAACTGGATGCTGAAATACAAAGGCAGGAAGCAGTGGAATCGCAGGCAGTTTTCACCACTGCAATGCAGCAGCCTGATTCAGCAAGGGGTGGTTTACCCTTGAGTAACCCTGTGGACAGCATGGGGAATGCCTTTCTTCAAGTTGGAAAAACTGACCATGCTTCTTCTGCAACATTCATAAATAAGCAGGCAATCCCTGAGGCAGTTAGCTGGACTAGAATTGGCAGTCAATCCCTACCATCCGGCTCCATTCAGCTCGGATTGGTTCCAGACAGAAAAGATAATGCTCCTAGTCAGTTTCACATTCTTGGCAATAGTAATGCTTCAG AacaagatgatgatgataagtCAGCCGCTTCTACTGATTCACCACCTTCTCCAAAGTACACCATGTTAGAGAAATGGATTATGGATCAGCAGAGGAAGAAACTTTTAACCGAGCAAGGTTGGGTTCTAAAACagcagaaaacaaaacaaagaattgCCACTTGTTTTGACAAGTTAAAG GAAACTGTTAGCTCGTCTGAAGACATATCTGCAAAAACCAAAATTgtaatagaattgaaaaagcttCAGCTCTTGGAGCTTCAACGCCGTCTAAGGAG TAATtttctcaatgatttttttaagccCATCACAAATGACATGGATCGTTTGAAATCATATAAGAAACATAAGCATGGCAGGAGGATCAAACAACTTGAAAGGTATGAGCAGAAAATGAAGGAAGAACGACAAAAGAGGATACGTGAGAGGCAGAAGGAGTTCTTTGCTGAGATAGAAGTTCACAA GGAAAGACTGGAAGATGTGTTTAAGATTAAGAGAGAACGCtggaaaggtttcaataaataTGTCAAAGAGTTCCATAAAAGGAAGGAGCGTACCCATCGGGAGAAGATTGACAGAATCCAGCGTGAGaagattaatttattgaaaatcaatGATGTTGAGGGGTATCTGCGAATGGTGCAG GATGCAAAATCAGACCGTGTTAAGCAACTGCTGAAAGAGACGGAGAAGTATCTTCAAAAGCTGGGATCCAAGCTACAGGAAGCTAAGTCTATGGCAAGCCGATTTGAGAATGATATGGATGAGTCACGGCATGCTGCTGTTGTTGAGAAGAATGAAACTTCTGTTGAGAATGAAGATGAAAGTGACCAGGCCAAG CATTACATGGAAAGCAATGAGAAGTACTATTTGATGGCTCATAG TGTAAAAGAAAGCATTGCAGAACAGCCAACATGTCTCCTGGGCGGAAAATTAAGGGA GTATCAGATGAATGGACTAAGGTGGTTGGTTTCACTATACAACAATCATTTGAATGGCATTCTTGCTGATGAAATGGGTCTTGGGAAAACTGTTCAg GTTATTTCTCTAATTTGCTACCTGAtggaaacaaaaaatgataGAGGGCCTTTCTTGGTGGTTGTACCTTCTTCAGTTTTACCTGGCTGGGAGACTGAAATCAATTTCTGGGCACCTGGAATCCACAAAATTGTCTATTCTGGGCCTCCGGAGGAGAGGCGCAGGCTATTTAA gGAAAAGATTGTGCATCAAAAATTCAATGTCCTTCTGACAACGTATGAATATCTGATGAACAAACACGATAGACCGAAACTGAGCAAGATACATTGGCgatatataataattgatgaaGGCCATCGCATAAAGAATGCTTCTTGCAAATTGAATGCTGACTTGAGGCATTATCAGAGTTCTCACAGGTTGTTATTAACTGGAACACCACTACAG AACAATCTTGAGGAATTGTGGGCACTACTCAACTTTTTGCTACCTAACATATTTAACTCAGCAGAGGATTTTTCTCAGTGGTTCAACAAACCATTTGAGAGTAATGGTGATAATTCAGCCGATGAA GCCTTACTTTCCGAGGAGGAAAATTTGTTGATCATAAACCGTCTCCACCAAGTTCTTCGACCATTTGTACTTCGGAGACTGAAACACAAG GTTGAGAATCAACTGCCTGAGAAGATTGAGAGACTTGTTCGGTGTGAGGCTTCTGCATATCAGAAGCTTCTTATGAAGAGAGTAGAAGAGAATCTTGGTTCAATTGGAAATTCAAAG GCTCGAACAGTGCACAACTCAGTTATGGAGCTTCGTAACATATGCAATCATCCATACCTTAGCCAGCTTCATGCGGATGAG GTTGATACTTTGATACCTAAGCATTTTCTGCCACCAATTATTAGACTTTGTGGAAAGCTTGAGATGCTAGATCGTTTGCTACCCAAATTGAAAGCAACAGACCATCGG gttcttttcttttccacaaTGACCAGGCTGCTTGATGTTATGGAGGAGTATCTCACTTGGAAACAGTATCGATACCTTCGCTTGGATGGTCATACCTCTGGAGGTGACCGTGGTTCACTCATTGACCGTTTTAACCAACAAGATTctccatattttattttcttgctcag CATTCGGGCTGGTGGTGTTGGAGTGAACCTTCAAGCTGCTGATACTGTGATCATATTTGATACTGATTGGAATCCTCAG GTTGATCTTCAAGCTCAAGCAAGGGCTCATAGGATTGGCCAGAAGAGGGATGTGCTTGTTCTTCGATTTGAAACA GTCCAAACTGTTGAAGAACAAGTCAGAGCTTCTGCTGAGCATAAACTGGGAGTTGCTAATCAGAGCATTACTGCTGGTTTCTTTGACAATAATACAAG TGCAGAAGATCGAAGGGAATACTTGGAGTCCCTTCTGCGTGAATGCAAGAAAGAGGAGGCTGCCCCTGTTTTAGATGATGATGCTCTAAATGATCTCTTAGCTCGCAG TGAATCAGAGATTGATGTATTTGAATCAGTTGACAAACAAAGGCGGCATCAAGAGATG GCAACATGGAAGAGTTTGTTATCGGGTCAAGGGATGGATGCTTTGGAACCTCTACCACCTTTGCCTTCACGCCTTGTAACAGATGATGACTTGAAAGCACTCTATGAAGCAATGAAGTTGTATGATATGCCAAAGGCTGGGGCAGAATCCAATGCAGGGGCGAAGCGTAAGGGGCAGCATGTTGGGGGCCTTGATGCTAAACATTATGGAAGGGGCAAACGAGCTAGAGAG GTACGCTCTTATGAAGAGCAATGGACAGAAGAGGAATTTGAGAAGATGTGTCAGGCTGAATCTCCAGACTCTCCTAAGGTGAAAGAAGAAACAGGAGAGAGGAACTTGCCAAAAGAGGCTAGTGGGTCTTTATTGGCTATTGGTTGCACAGAACCTCAAGCTCCACCACAACTGCCACCGCTGCCACCTCCTGTGGAGCCTCTCCTGCTGCAGCAGAGCAAAGAGGTAACTCCTCCATCAAAACGGGGGCGTGGAAGGCCGAGAAGAGCAACTTCAGATAAATCTCCAGCTGCGATGGTACTCTCAGTACCTCCTGAAACTGGCAAAGTGGATGTGGAGTTACAGAAGGGAATAGAGTCTGGCTCCTCAAAAACATCTCCTCTTGATTCTTCTCCTGTTCCTAATTTAGAAGGTAATAGTGGAGCCACACCTCATTTAGGATCAAGGATTGCTCCCAGTGCTCAGCCAACCACTCCAGTTTCTGTTGCACTTAGCTCACAAATCACTACTGCTCCCCTTTCTGTGCCATTGCAATCAAGAGGTCGAGGACGGAAGGTTCAAGGTGCAGTTCAAACACCACGGCGCAGAGGAAAGAATCAAGTGGCTGTTTCACCCACCACTTCAAGTTCTGCTGTTCCTGATCCAAATATAAATGATCAATCACAGAATGTATCTGTCAATCCATCAGTAATTGCCATGGGTGGAACTGTTTCTAGTGCTCCCATGCCACAACATCCTACTAATtttcctgctgctgctgctgctgctgtagaGGGTATTAGTGCAGCCACTCATCATTCTGGGCCTGGGACTGCTTTGGATTCTCAACCAAACCCTCCCAACCCTTCTATCTCCCCTACCATTCAATCCATAGTTCCTAGTTCTTCAGTTCCTATGCAAGTCAAAGGGCAAAACCGAAAGACTCAAAGTGGCACTGAAACAACTCGACgcaaaggaaagaaagaggTGCCAGTATCACCTTCTGTTCCAGATGCTTCAGACAGTCAGCTTTCAAAATCCAATCCAACGTTGTCACAGGATAAATCTGGGGAATCAGGAAGTAAAGCTATTTTCATGGTTAGTAACCAACAGAATGATGCTCTGGACAGAGATGTTAACCAGGAGCAAGTGTCCCAAGAAGTTGGCCAGGATAAAAAAGCAACTGAGCTTTTGGATGATGTAGCCCAGCATAGGCAACCAGCCAGCACTCTTACAACGCATGATGGTATTACCAGATCTATGG CTTGTGCAGGATCTTCTGGACAAATACATGGTGTTGATATGCATGATGTAGCTTCTGTGACAAAGGAGGTTTCAGCAGTGAATAGCTCTTCAAAAGCTAAAGTACTTGAAGTTTCTGGGAGTGAAAGTGGAGTTATCCTGTCTACACCTCAATTAAGTAAGCGCTTTGCAGAGGTGGTCCAGAATCAAAGCTCAGAGGATAACCCTTCCCCAGTGGTTTATCCTGCAACTGAGTCATTACTCCATTCTGCCACTGTAGAAGGTGTTTGCAAAACTGTGCATCAGCTTGCTCCAAAGATTACTTCCAGCTCTCAGCCAATTTCATCTTATCCTTCTGTTACTCCAGTATTTCAATCTAACACTCCTGAAGCCATGCAAGTTAAAAGGCAAGGTCATAAAGCTCCTACCAGAGGGGAAGCACCTAGACGAAGAGGTAAGAAACAGGGTTCAATTTCACCTGCTGTGGATGCTACAATTGGTCAGGATCCCATTGTAAATCCTCAAATGCAAATGCAAAATAAGTCCAGAGATTCATTAGGGAGCAAGGTCATATCCTTGAGGAGTGCTCAAGGAAATGAACTCAAGGAGTTGAAGAATGTTGTTCAG GAAGCACATATTCCCAGTGGTTTAGTTGGTCAagatccaaaaagaaaagaagctagTGGGATTCTGGCTGTTGGCCGAATTCAGACTGCTGACGTAACTGATGTTGCTCGTGTGATGAAGGAGATTTTTTCTGAGACTTgctcttcaaaaaataaaattggtgaCTCTTCTACAGTTGAAGTTAGAAGTGCCCCTGTTTCAAGTAAGATGTCTGTGGAGGTGGCAAAAAACCAAAGCTCAGAGGGTAAAGCACTATCCGCTGTGTCAATTTTAGAAGCTACACTTCCAGTCATGGGGAGTTCAAATGATGATTCTAAACAGCCTGGGTCTGGAGATGGTGTCAAGATGGAAGGGGATCATACTCCTGCTTTGGGTAAGGCTCCTACTTCTGAAATCAATCCCTCTATGCTTGAAATCAAGACCAGTCATGGCCCTGTTGAAAAAATGAGAGAGTTGATACGGGCTTCCACTGAAAACCCAGTCATGGGAAGTAATATGGAAGTCAATCATTCAGTTCTTGATGCTGGTGACAGGGACAATATTACTTCTCAGAGACCTGCTCCTGAAGGTCTTcttggtgatggtggtgatcCTCCCATGGTTACCCTATCTGTTTCAGATGTAACAGAACACCCTAGGAGTGACTCTGGATACAGAACGCAGGCTTCAAAAGCATCTCCTAAGTTTTCTCCACATGTTAGCCTTGGCAATCGTACAATTTCCATTAAACCTGATTATACTGATTATTTTTCCTTAGGGACTGTTACTCCTGTTGCAGATCATTCAGATTCAAGAAATATCCTAAGTGTAGCTGATAGTGTATCTAGAAGCAGTAATAAGCCTTCTGTGAAAGAGTCCCTAGATTCTTCTCTTGAAATCAGAGATGATGAAGCTAAAACTCATATTCAATCGGGGGTTGATATAACCAAGGTTGAGGGTGAGGAGGTCTGCAAAATGCAAATTGATCCTGCTGTATcagag GCCTCTTCTCTTAAATATCTGTCTTCTTCCAACAAGATAGAGCCAAACAGTTCTGCAGCTGGAGCCAGTCATCGAAAGGATGCTTTTTCTCAGTTTGGTGGGATTGTGCTGCAAAATATTTCTCCACTCAGAGGAAATACCTATGGCCCATGTGAGAATGATCTTGTTGGAAGCTCAGTAGCAGTGGAGGAACCACACAAAACTGAAGCAGGTAACAAAGCAGAATATTCTCAGGTTGGTGCGTTTGTGCCAAAAGATTTGTCAGAAAACATGGTTCTACCCTCGTCCCCACTGGCAAGGGAGGAAGAAAAGGACAGTAGACCATTTGAGCAGGGTTTAGCTGGCAGCTCAATAGAACCAGAAACATCAAAGGGGTTTGAGGCTCAAATGGCCAGTAAAATGGATGTATCTAATGCTAATGTTATCATTCCAGAAATTAGACCAGAACACATGGTTCTACCCCAATCTTTCTTGGAAGCAGAAGAAAACATCAATGGCATTTTGGAGAATGATGCGGCTTGCTGTTTGGTGGTGCCAGAGGGAGCAAAGGGATCTGAAGTTGAAAATGATGATCAGATGGGCGCGCAGAAGGTGTCTGATAGTGTACAAGAAATTGTGGATCCCTTACCATCTTCTCTTGTAATAGAGGAAGATCAGGTTGAGGGCTCATCCGAGAAGGGTGCGCTTTGTTTCTCTGTAATAGTTCAAAATTCAGGAGGGTCAGAAGCTGAAGCAGGCAAGCAACTAGATGCATCTCATGCTGAGACTTTGGTACGAGAAAATGTATCAGAGAACATGGTTTCGCCAAGATCTTCTTTGGTATCAGAGGCACCAGTGGTTGAGGGCTCTTCTGAGCAGGATATATTTGGCTTCTCAGTAGTACTAGAGACATCTAAAGGGTCTGCTACTAATAATGAGGTTCAAGTAAATCCATCTCAGGTAGATGGAGTTGTGCCTGAAACTAAAACGGGCATATGGATGCAGGAATCTGAGATTGCAAGATCATCTGAGAAGCACCAAGATGACAGCTCAGTAGCCAAGCAATCAAAACCATCTGCAATTGAAGAGGGCAGTCAAATGATAGTATCTGAGGTTGGTGGAATTGTGCATGAAACTTCTTTGGAAAACAGTTGTGTGCCATCTGTCTCAGAAACAAAGGCAGAAAACGCTAATTGCTTATATGAGAAAAGTTCTCATTGCGTCTTGCTTGCTCTAGAGGAAGCAAAACAGTCTGAAACTGAAAGTAGCAACCAACTGGCTGTATCTGATTTTCCTATGACCGGGCCTGAAAATTCTTTGGAGAACATATGCCAGTCTTCATGTTCTCTAACAATGGAGGCGGATAAGATTGAGGGCTCGTCTAAGAAGAGTTCTTGTGACATCTCAGTAGCAATGGAGGAAtcaaaaaagtttgaaaaagaaaacgatgAATCTCATGTTGGTAGCAAGGAATGTGAAGAAAGTCAAGTTGTTGGTACCAGTTTCGAACACACACAGGTTGGTAGCATTGGACCAGAAGAAACATCTGGAAACACAGACAAATCCTCATATTCCTCAGAAATGCAGGAAGGTAAGATTGAGGGCTCATCTCAGAATATCCCAGAGGAATCAAATAG GTTGGAAGCTGAAACAGATGATCAAACTCAATTTGGTGGGATGACTCTAGCTAAGATGTCAGAAAAGATTGAGGGCTCATCTCTGAATGTCCCAGAGGAATCAAATAG GTCGGAAGCTGAAACAAATGACCAAGCTCAATGTGGTGGGATGGCTCAAGCTAACATGCCAGAAAAGATAGAGGACGTATCTTTCTCAGGGATGCAGGAAGACAAGATTGAGGGCTCATCTCAGAATGTCCCAGAGTCAAATAGGTCAGAAGCTGAAACAgataatcaaactcaatttggtGGGATGGCTCTAGCTAAGATGTTAGAAAAGATTGAGGGCTCATCTCTGAATGTCCAAGAGGAATCAAATAGGTCGGAAGCTGAAACAAATGACCAAGCTCAATGTGGTGGGATGGCTCTAGCGAACATGCCAGAAAAGATAGAGGACTTGTCTTCCTCAGGGATGCAGGAAGACAAGATTAAAGGCTCTTCTCTAAATGTCCCAGAGGAATCAAAAAGGCAGGAAGCTGAAACTGTAACTGATGATGAAACTCAGTGTGATGGGATGGCTCCAGCGAACATGTTGCCTTCATCTTCTCTCTTGGAGGAAAAGACTGACGTCTTATCAGAGAAAGATCCAGCTGAATAA